One window of the Microplitis demolitor isolate Queensland-Clemson2020A chromosome 10, iyMicDemo2.1a, whole genome shotgun sequence genome contains the following:
- the LOC103578564 gene encoding DENN domain-containing protein 5B isoform X1, which translates to MNGSLGGHRGPEQHPTRFADYFVICGLDKDSGLEPDKYFGDSLQCTPLDRAYKSKVLGHYPDSVPWNPFDEHAVCMLCLPSGLRFRTQKHSVEPSFHSFVLTKEDGRRTYGFSLVFFEECRNRKICAAMQTLQAMFITELSSGQNGTPPVPRKGQDPHNTRSLPRHFKLSAHSPGAAMAYYDSTKDKLLVTKSISLLCQQPYLHAARTFLTNLYKCVPRHPGPGLSLESYVYNLLYNVPVPLPGKSLKFFVPNDEPAKSPLELVILYPCPSTELPLLDYPIKDLFTWLGPETVIQLFTCVLLENQVLIRSTDFHKLMVVAECITALLFPFTWQHVYVPILPASLHHFLDAPVPFIMGLHAQSEGSNLKIASEANLCYVDIDKQTSQFPEELPVFPRKMQFLDEIRTLLNKYKISHFEKTDNMVINYLNSDIMTSSLTLPGSGFHIPRRKHSLHDVLDWDNKLGITNTNNIITTTTTAAAAAATATSTTTAVAQSDALQRIVDIVKKTGISLDDIDAVENMTKDEDIILTPKEEYQQTLVFNNAIREIFVNRFVQLFAGYDHFVIHPNQDKDEWLNNRDSMHVFDKATFLSDQPAQHLPFLSRFIETQMFASLVDTKVMSSWNQLDSNIKIFDLRIAQIKKKVGDGMIRSTRYQVTSNVTESQKSLEYKLNNVDFEANPPTEILPHRAAYFRSFPLLDTVSLNKEPTQSSRKGQTQWKYKMKSLETNGKQPIPQETQSPRPQTKLSADMSPALIAQANWTFVEKLLKDCKSKTKRMLVEKMGSEAVALGHGTESLVDVEENTLVASLCDLLERVWSHGLQNKQGKSALWSHLSMYQELEDCNDSAKSIDSNFLSPDTKPSNKSFTLKDRLLSSIKKRNIYEIASYIKENLNDLSNLALETDVSPTRGTTDRNRSSAGERKSIGPEQLRPLPDSLIFDIRNVQAMTEIKTQIGYARAWVRLALEKKLLSRHLKTLLTNTTLLRNQYKRSAFLRCEEEKEQFLYHLLTLNAVDYFCFTNNYPTTKLPYRVIIFPSRKASAATTSANGWIVISGTLCETNPVSIPKGALEFVFHHKNLGVLSTLRIGHDNSGLSPKWMVEHVVVRNEVTGHTFKFPCGRWLGRGIDDGSTERLLVGGLVPKNIDNDELVETCSTPPRCRSPSIPRNKQNLSSDELQHVLGEAVNAIVKFHYRRDYQDGSLTALLCGEGGLVPSLEQTFLYGFKNQRIFGKNFYLWDYFIRVKENFEISLLEEMDQYSKRLNKDNDKKLYAENNKKFTILRCYCHLIDQINTFSHTLGKDGKFQLFICLAAREQLLHPMLRPMSDARSTAEMYEDTSFLKNQTLLNFLIHILEPLSEFHIVLEKSLTHGISSIC; encoded by the exons atgaacgGAAGCTTGGGTGGACATCGTGGTCCAGAGCAACATCCAACAAGATTTGctgattattttgttatttgtgGACTTGACAAAGACTCTGGCCTTGAAcctgataaatattttg gAGACTCATTGCAGTGTACACCATTAGATCGTGCTTACAAAAGCAAAGTATTGGGACATTATCCAGATTCAGTACCTTGGAATCCGTTTGATGAGCATGCAGTTTGTAtg ttatgTCTACCAAGTGGACTCAGGTTTCGTACGCAAAAGCACTCAGTTGAGCCGTCCTTTCATTCATTCGTCCTAACCAAAGAAGATGGTCGTAGAACTTATGGATTTagtttggtattttttgaaGAATGCCGGAATCGAAAAATTTGTGCGGCAATGCAGACTCTCCAGGCTATGTTTATAACAGAGCTAAGCAGTGGACAAAATGGAACACCACCAGt accgAGAAAGGGCCAAGATCCACATAATACTAGATCACTGCCGAGACACTTTAAATTGTCTGCTCATTCGCCTGGGGCTGCCATGGCCTATTACGATTCAACAAAAGACAAATTGCTGGTAACCAAATCAATATCATTGCTGTGTCAGCAACCTTATCTACACGCTGCTCGTACATTCCTAACCAATCTTTACAA atGTGTTCCAAGACATCCAGGACCTGGATTAAGTCTTGAATCTTATGTTTATAATCTTCTTTATAATGTACCAGTACCATTACCAGGaaaatcattgaaatttttcgtccCAAATGATGAACCAGCAAAATCTCCATTGGaacttgttattttatatCCTTGTCCGTCCACGGAACTTCCTCTTCTTGATTATCCAATAAAAGATTTGTTTACATGGCTTGGGCCTGAAActgttattcaattatttacatgTGTACTCCTTGAAAATCAAGTACTTATTCGTAGTACCGATTTTCATAAACTTATGGTTGTTGCTGAATGTATTACCGCTCTTTTATTTCCTTTTACGTGGCAACACGTTTATGTACCCATATTACCGGCAAGTCTTCATCATTTTCTTGATGCTCCTGTACCTTTTATTATGGGATTACATGCACAGAGTGAAggaagtaatttaaaaattgccaGTGAg GCAAATCTTTGTTATGTAGATATTGATAAACAGACTAGTCAATTTCCAGAAGAGTTACCAGTTTTTCCAAGAAAAATGCAATTCCTCGATGAAATTAGAACACTTTTAAACAAGTACAAAATATCCCATTTTGAAAA gACTGACAATAtggtcataaattatttaaactcagATATAATGACAAGTAGTTTAACACTTCCTGGTTCTGGATTTCATATACCACGAAGAAAACATTCCCTTCATGATGTTTTGGATTGGGATAATAAATTAGGTATTAcaaatactaataatataataacaacaacaacaacagcagcagcagcagcagcaacagcaacatcaacaacaacagcagtaGCACAGTCTGACGCATTGCAGAGGATTGTTGATATTGTCAAAAAAACAGGAATAAGTTTAGATGACATTGATGCTGTTGAGAATATGACCAAAGATGAAGATATAATACTCACACCTAAAGAAGAATACCAACAGACACTTGTATTTAATAATGCTATTAgggaaatttttgttaatcgTTTCGTACAATTATTTGCCGGTTATGATCATTTTGTAATACATCCAAATCAA gATAAAGATGAATGGCTTAATAATCGAGATAGTATGCATGTATTTGATAAAGCAACATTTTTATCAGATCAACCAGCTCAACATTTACCATTTCTATCGAGATTTATCGAGACTCAAATGTTTGCGTCTCTTGTTGATACTAAAGTTATGTCATCGTGGAATCAATTGgactcaaatattaaaatatttgatttaagaATCGCACaaataaa aaaaaaagttggtGATGGAATGATTCGTTCGACACGTTATCAAGTTACGAGTAATGTTACGGAAAGTCAAAAATCATtggaatataaattaaataatgttgaTTTTGAAGCAAATCCTCCAACAGAAATACTTCCACATCGAGCTGCTTACTTTAGAAGCTTTCCTCTTCTTGATACAGTATCACTCAACAAAGAGCCAACACAAAG cAGTAGAAAAGGTCAAACTCAGTGGAAATACAAGATGAAATCTTTAGAAACAAATGGAAAACAACCTATACCTCAAGAAACTCAATCTCCACGTCCACAGACAAAACTTTCGGCAGATATGAGTCCTGCTTTGATTGCTCAAGCTAATTGGACATTTGTCGAAAAATTGCTTAAG GATTGCAAATCTAAAAcaaaacgaatgctggttgAAAAAATGGGTTCAGAAGCAGTTGCTCTTGGCCATGGGACTGAATCTCTAGTGGACGTTGAGGAAAATACTTTGGTTGCCAGTCTCTGTGATTTATTGGAGCGAGTTTGGAGTCATGGATTGCAAAATAAACAAGGAAAAAGTGCCCTTTGGTCACATTTATCAATGTATCAAGAGTTGGAAGATTGCAATGACTCTGCCAAGTctattgattcaaattttttgtctccTG ACACAAAACCATCAAATAAATCTTTCACATTGAAGGATCGTctattatcatcaataaaaaagagaaatatatatgagataGCTTCTTATATCAAGGAAAATCTTaatg ACTTATCGAATTTGGCATTAGAAACTGATGTATCTCCAACAAGAGGTACAACAGATAGAAACAGATCATCAGCTGGGGAAAGAAAATCAATAGGTCCTGAACAATTGAGACCTCTTCCAGATTctttaatatttgatatacgAAATGTACAAGCTATGACTGAAATAAAAACCCAGATTGGTTATGCAAGGGCATGGGTAAGACTTGCACTTGAAAAGAAACTACTTTCACGACATTTAAAGACTCTACTAACCAATACTACATTATTGAg aaatcaatatAAACGATCAGCATTTCTTCGAtgtgaagaagaaaaagaacaatttttatatcatttattgactttaaatgctgttgattatttttgttttacaaataattatcctACAACAAAATTACCTTATCGTGTTATAATATTTCCCAGTAGAAAAGCCAGCGCTGCAACAACTTCAGCAAATGGATGGATTGTTATATCAGGTACATTATGTGAAACAAATCCAGTGTCAATACCAAAAGGAGCATTGGAATTTGtatttcatcataaaaatCTTGGAGTTTTATCAACATTAAGAATAGGTCATGATAACAGTGGTTTATCACCAAAATGGATGGTTGAGCATGTTGTTGTACGTAATGAAGTTACTGgacatacatttaaatttccatGTGGTCGTTGGCTTGGACGTGGTATAGATGATGGTTCTACAGAAAGATTACTTGTTGGCGGTTTGGTacctaaaaatattgataatgatgAACTTGTTGAAACTTGTTCAACTCCACCCCGATGTAGATCACCAAGTATACCAcgcaataaacaaaatttatcatcagatGAATTACAGCATGTATTGGGTGAAGCTGTTAATGCTAttgttaaatttcattatcgTCGTGATTATCAAGATGGATCACTTACTGCTTTATTATGTGGTGAAGGTGGACTCGTACCATCATTAGAACAAACATTTTTGTATGGATTTAAAAATCAACGTatatttggtaaaaatttttatttatgggatTATTTTATCCgagttaaagaaaattttgaaatttcattgttGGAAGAAATGGATCAATACTCAAAGAgattaaataaagataatgataaaaaactctatgctgaaaataataaaaaatttacaatattgcGTTGTTATTGTCATCTTATTGaccaaataaatacttttagtCATACTTTAGGAAAAGatggaaaatttcaattatttatatgtttagcTGCAAGGGAACAACTGCTTCATCCAATGTTACGTCCAATGAGTGATGCACGATCAACAGCTGAAATGTATGAGGAtacatcatttttaaaaaatcaaacattgttaaattttcttattcacATTTTGGAGCCGTTAAGTGAATTTCATATTGTccttgaaaaaagtttaactcaTGGAATTTCAAgtatatgttaa
- the LOC103578564 gene encoding DENN domain-containing protein 5B isoform X2, whose amino-acid sequence MNGSLGGHRGPEQHPTRFADYFVICGLDKDSGLEPDKYFGDSLQCTPLDRAYKSKVLGHYPDSVPWNPFDEHAVCMLCLPSGLRFRTQKHSVEPSFHSFVLTKEDGRRTYGFSLVFFEECRNRKICAAMQTLQAMFITELSSGQNGTPPVPRKGQDPHNTRSLPRHFKLSAHSPGAAMAYYDSTKDKLLVTKSISLLCQQPYLHAARTFLTNLYKCVPRHPGPGLSLESYVYNLLYNVPVPLPGKSLKFFVPNDEPAKSPLELVILYPCPSTELPLLDYPIKDLFTWLGPETVIQLFTCVLLENQVLIRSTDFHKLMVVAECITALLFPFTWQHVYVPILPASLHHFLDAPVPFIMGLHAQSEGSNLKIASEANLCYVDIDKQTSQFPEELPVFPRKMQFLDEIRTLLNKYKISHFEKTDNMVINYLNSDIMTSSLTLPGSGFHIPRRKHSLHDVLDWDNKLGITNTNNIITTTTTAAAAAATATSTTTAVAQSDALQRIVDIVKKTGISLDDIDAVENMTKDEDIILTPKEEYQQTLVFNNAIREIFVNRFVQLFAGYDHFVIHPNQDKDEWLNNRDSMHVFDKATFLSDQPAQHLPFLSRFIETQMFASLVDTKVMSSWNQLDSNIKIFDLRIAQIKKKVGDGMIRSTRYQVTSNVTESQKSLEYKLNNVDFEANPPTEILPHRAAYFRSFPLLDTVSLNKEPTQSRKGQTQWKYKMKSLETNGKQPIPQETQSPRPQTKLSADMSPALIAQANWTFVEKLLKDCKSKTKRMLVEKMGSEAVALGHGTESLVDVEENTLVASLCDLLERVWSHGLQNKQGKSALWSHLSMYQELEDCNDSAKSIDSNFLSPDTKPSNKSFTLKDRLLSSIKKRNIYEIASYIKENLNDLSNLALETDVSPTRGTTDRNRSSAGERKSIGPEQLRPLPDSLIFDIRNVQAMTEIKTQIGYARAWVRLALEKKLLSRHLKTLLTNTTLLRNQYKRSAFLRCEEEKEQFLYHLLTLNAVDYFCFTNNYPTTKLPYRVIIFPSRKASAATTSANGWIVISGTLCETNPVSIPKGALEFVFHHKNLGVLSTLRIGHDNSGLSPKWMVEHVVVRNEVTGHTFKFPCGRWLGRGIDDGSTERLLVGGLVPKNIDNDELVETCSTPPRCRSPSIPRNKQNLSSDELQHVLGEAVNAIVKFHYRRDYQDGSLTALLCGEGGLVPSLEQTFLYGFKNQRIFGKNFYLWDYFIRVKENFEISLLEEMDQYSKRLNKDNDKKLYAENNKKFTILRCYCHLIDQINTFSHTLGKDGKFQLFICLAAREQLLHPMLRPMSDARSTAEMYEDTSFLKNQTLLNFLIHILEPLSEFHIVLEKSLTHGISSIC is encoded by the exons atgaacgGAAGCTTGGGTGGACATCGTGGTCCAGAGCAACATCCAACAAGATTTGctgattattttgttatttgtgGACTTGACAAAGACTCTGGCCTTGAAcctgataaatattttg gAGACTCATTGCAGTGTACACCATTAGATCGTGCTTACAAAAGCAAAGTATTGGGACATTATCCAGATTCAGTACCTTGGAATCCGTTTGATGAGCATGCAGTTTGTAtg ttatgTCTACCAAGTGGACTCAGGTTTCGTACGCAAAAGCACTCAGTTGAGCCGTCCTTTCATTCATTCGTCCTAACCAAAGAAGATGGTCGTAGAACTTATGGATTTagtttggtattttttgaaGAATGCCGGAATCGAAAAATTTGTGCGGCAATGCAGACTCTCCAGGCTATGTTTATAACAGAGCTAAGCAGTGGACAAAATGGAACACCACCAGt accgAGAAAGGGCCAAGATCCACATAATACTAGATCACTGCCGAGACACTTTAAATTGTCTGCTCATTCGCCTGGGGCTGCCATGGCCTATTACGATTCAACAAAAGACAAATTGCTGGTAACCAAATCAATATCATTGCTGTGTCAGCAACCTTATCTACACGCTGCTCGTACATTCCTAACCAATCTTTACAA atGTGTTCCAAGACATCCAGGACCTGGATTAAGTCTTGAATCTTATGTTTATAATCTTCTTTATAATGTACCAGTACCATTACCAGGaaaatcattgaaatttttcgtccCAAATGATGAACCAGCAAAATCTCCATTGGaacttgttattttatatCCTTGTCCGTCCACGGAACTTCCTCTTCTTGATTATCCAATAAAAGATTTGTTTACATGGCTTGGGCCTGAAActgttattcaattatttacatgTGTACTCCTTGAAAATCAAGTACTTATTCGTAGTACCGATTTTCATAAACTTATGGTTGTTGCTGAATGTATTACCGCTCTTTTATTTCCTTTTACGTGGCAACACGTTTATGTACCCATATTACCGGCAAGTCTTCATCATTTTCTTGATGCTCCTGTACCTTTTATTATGGGATTACATGCACAGAGTGAAggaagtaatttaaaaattgccaGTGAg GCAAATCTTTGTTATGTAGATATTGATAAACAGACTAGTCAATTTCCAGAAGAGTTACCAGTTTTTCCAAGAAAAATGCAATTCCTCGATGAAATTAGAACACTTTTAAACAAGTACAAAATATCCCATTTTGAAAA gACTGACAATAtggtcataaattatttaaactcagATATAATGACAAGTAGTTTAACACTTCCTGGTTCTGGATTTCATATACCACGAAGAAAACATTCCCTTCATGATGTTTTGGATTGGGATAATAAATTAGGTATTAcaaatactaataatataataacaacaacaacaacagcagcagcagcagcagcaacagcaacatcaacaacaacagcagtaGCACAGTCTGACGCATTGCAGAGGATTGTTGATATTGTCAAAAAAACAGGAATAAGTTTAGATGACATTGATGCTGTTGAGAATATGACCAAAGATGAAGATATAATACTCACACCTAAAGAAGAATACCAACAGACACTTGTATTTAATAATGCTATTAgggaaatttttgttaatcgTTTCGTACAATTATTTGCCGGTTATGATCATTTTGTAATACATCCAAATCAA gATAAAGATGAATGGCTTAATAATCGAGATAGTATGCATGTATTTGATAAAGCAACATTTTTATCAGATCAACCAGCTCAACATTTACCATTTCTATCGAGATTTATCGAGACTCAAATGTTTGCGTCTCTTGTTGATACTAAAGTTATGTCATCGTGGAATCAATTGgactcaaatattaaaatatttgatttaagaATCGCACaaataaa aaaaaaagttggtGATGGAATGATTCGTTCGACACGTTATCAAGTTACGAGTAATGTTACGGAAAGTCAAAAATCATtggaatataaattaaataatgttgaTTTTGAAGCAAATCCTCCAACAGAAATACTTCCACATCGAGCTGCTTACTTTAGAAGCTTTCCTCTTCTTGATACAGTATCACTCAACAAAGAGCCAACACAAAG TAGAAAAGGTCAAACTCAGTGGAAATACAAGATGAAATCTTTAGAAACAAATGGAAAACAACCTATACCTCAAGAAACTCAATCTCCACGTCCACAGACAAAACTTTCGGCAGATATGAGTCCTGCTTTGATTGCTCAAGCTAATTGGACATTTGTCGAAAAATTGCTTAAG GATTGCAAATCTAAAAcaaaacgaatgctggttgAAAAAATGGGTTCAGAAGCAGTTGCTCTTGGCCATGGGACTGAATCTCTAGTGGACGTTGAGGAAAATACTTTGGTTGCCAGTCTCTGTGATTTATTGGAGCGAGTTTGGAGTCATGGATTGCAAAATAAACAAGGAAAAAGTGCCCTTTGGTCACATTTATCAATGTATCAAGAGTTGGAAGATTGCAATGACTCTGCCAAGTctattgattcaaattttttgtctccTG ACACAAAACCATCAAATAAATCTTTCACATTGAAGGATCGTctattatcatcaataaaaaagagaaatatatatgagataGCTTCTTATATCAAGGAAAATCTTaatg ACTTATCGAATTTGGCATTAGAAACTGATGTATCTCCAACAAGAGGTACAACAGATAGAAACAGATCATCAGCTGGGGAAAGAAAATCAATAGGTCCTGAACAATTGAGACCTCTTCCAGATTctttaatatttgatatacgAAATGTACAAGCTATGACTGAAATAAAAACCCAGATTGGTTATGCAAGGGCATGGGTAAGACTTGCACTTGAAAAGAAACTACTTTCACGACATTTAAAGACTCTACTAACCAATACTACATTATTGAg aaatcaatatAAACGATCAGCATTTCTTCGAtgtgaagaagaaaaagaacaatttttatatcatttattgactttaaatgctgttgattatttttgttttacaaataattatcctACAACAAAATTACCTTATCGTGTTATAATATTTCCCAGTAGAAAAGCCAGCGCTGCAACAACTTCAGCAAATGGATGGATTGTTATATCAGGTACATTATGTGAAACAAATCCAGTGTCAATACCAAAAGGAGCATTGGAATTTGtatttcatcataaaaatCTTGGAGTTTTATCAACATTAAGAATAGGTCATGATAACAGTGGTTTATCACCAAAATGGATGGTTGAGCATGTTGTTGTACGTAATGAAGTTACTGgacatacatttaaatttccatGTGGTCGTTGGCTTGGACGTGGTATAGATGATGGTTCTACAGAAAGATTACTTGTTGGCGGTTTGGTacctaaaaatattgataatgatgAACTTGTTGAAACTTGTTCAACTCCACCCCGATGTAGATCACCAAGTATACCAcgcaataaacaaaatttatcatcagatGAATTACAGCATGTATTGGGTGAAGCTGTTAATGCTAttgttaaatttcattatcgTCGTGATTATCAAGATGGATCACTTACTGCTTTATTATGTGGTGAAGGTGGACTCGTACCATCATTAGAACAAACATTTTTGTATGGATTTAAAAATCAACGTatatttggtaaaaatttttatttatgggatTATTTTATCCgagttaaagaaaattttgaaatttcattgttGGAAGAAATGGATCAATACTCAAAGAgattaaataaagataatgataaaaaactctatgctgaaaataataaaaaatttacaatattgcGTTGTTATTGTCATCTTATTGaccaaataaatacttttagtCATACTTTAGGAAAAGatggaaaatttcaattatttatatgtttagcTGCAAGGGAACAACTGCTTCATCCAATGTTACGTCCAATGAGTGATGCACGATCAACAGCTGAAATGTATGAGGAtacatcatttttaaaaaatcaaacattgttaaattttcttattcacATTTTGGAGCCGTTAAGTGAATTTCATATTGTccttgaaaaaagtttaactcaTGGAATTTCAAgtatatgttaa